The DNA sequence CCTCGGGCCTGCAGGCGATGAGAAGGGCCCCCGAGGCGATAGTCCCCAGGGGATCGATGCCGAAGGCATCGCAAATCGCGCGGCCCTCGCTCACGATGGGGATGGCGGCCTCTTCGAGCCGCACGCCGACACCCGCCGCGCGGGCGAGCTCGTGGCAGGCCTGGGCGAGGCCCCCTTCGGTGGGGTCGTGCATGGCGCTCACTCCCTCGACGGCGGCGGCCGCAAGGGCCTCGTCTACCACATTGATCCCAGGCTCGACCAAGAGCGAGGCAGCCCGGGCGATGACCTCTTCTGCCACCCCTTTGGCCCTGAGCGAGGCGGCGCAGTCGGTGGCCAGGATGGCGGTCCCTTCTAGGGGGACCGCCTTGGTCAGTAGCAGCACGTCTCCGGCCTCGGCCCCAGAGGTTGTTATGAGCCGTCTTCCGTCAGTCTCGCCCAACATGGTTCCGGACAGGATGGGCCTCTCCAGGCCCCGGCTCACCTCGGTGTGGCCCCCTATGACGGCGACCCCCAAGGCCCGGCAGGCCCGGCCCACCTGATCGGCAAGGGCTGAGGCCATACTCCAGTCAGCAGAGCCCTCCGGCATACAGCAGGTCCATAGAAACCAGCGGGGCCGAGCTCCGTAGACGGCGACATCGTTGGCGTTAACCGCCACGACGTAGGCGCCCGGCTCTTTGGTGGCGAAGGTGATGGGGTCACTGGCCACTACGAGGTAGCTCTCCCCGAGGTCCAGCACAGCGGCGTCCTCGCCCGGGGCAGGGCCGACCACCAGCCGCTCGTCGGCCGTGGGGAGGCGCTCCAAGAGGCGGGCCAGCTGGTCCAGGGTGAGCTTTCCCTCGGCAAGAGGCTCCATGGGCTTGCCCTCAAGCGGCCATAAGGTAACAGCAGCCCCGGTGGTTTGCAAGGGCTCGGAAGGCGCTCCATCCCCTTCCACGACAAGGTGCGCGTTCCCCTAGGTAACCGTAACGGATTTACCTATAAAACGATGTTAATTAGAGGCCGCTACCTGGAATATTCGCTTTTTCCCGACCTTGATGAGATACGACGCGCTGGGCGGCGGAGGCAACTCGAGCTCGGAATCTGTAATGCGCTCCCCGTCGATGGAGACAGCCCCCTGGTCGATCAGACGGCGGGCCTCGCTCGAGCTGGCTGCCGCCCCGACGGCTACGAGAAGCTTCGGCAGCCACATGAGATCGTCCTCCCAAGGTACCTCCACGGCGGGGATCTCGTCGGGCAGCCCGCCTTCGCGAAAGACCAAATCGAACTCCTCGGCGGCGCGACGGGCGGCTTGCTCCGAATGGAATCTGGCGACGATCTCCTCGGCCAGCGCCACCTTCGCATCCCTGGGGTTCATCTGCCCGGCTTGACACTGCTCCTTCCACGAGAGGACCTCGCTCCGAGATCGGTCGGAGAGCAGTTCAAAGTAGCGCCACATGAGATCGTCCGAGACGCTCATGAGCTTGCCGAAGATCTCCCGTGGGGGCTCGTCAATGCCGATGTAGTTGCCGAGACTCTTGGACATTTTCTGGACGCCGTCGGTCCCCTCCAACAGGGGCATGGTGATGACGATCTGTGGCGGCTGGCCGTAAGACCGTTGGAGGTCGCGGCCGACAAGGAGGTTGAACTTCTGGTCCGTCCCTCCCAGCTCGACGTCGGCCTGAAGGGCCACCGAGTCGTAGCCCTGAATCAGAGGGTAGAGGAACTCGTGGATGGCTATCGGACGATGGTCGGTGAAGCGGCGGGAGAAGTCGTCCCGCTCAATCATCCGGTGGACGGTGTATCGCATGGCGAGCTGGATGAGACCCTCGGCGTCCATGGCGCGCATCCACCGGGAGTTGAAGTCGACGACCGTCAGCTCCGGGTCGAGAATCTTGAACATCTGCTTCCGGTAGGTCTCTGCGTTAGCCTCCACCTCTTCCCGGCTTAGAGAGCTTCGAGTCTCGGACGAGCCGCTTGGGTCGCCGATCATCCCGGTGAAGTCGCCGATGAGGAAGATAACCTCGTGGCCCAATATCTGGAAGTGGCGCAGTTTCTGAATGAGGACCGTGTGGCCTATGTGGAGATCGGGCGCTGTGGGATCGAAGCCGGCCTTGACCCGAAGCGGCCGGCCGCTCTCGACGGCCTCCTTGAGGCGGTCGGCCAATTCCACCTCGGTAAGAATCTCCTCTACCCCTTGGCGGATTAGCTCAAGCTGTTCGTCAACTGGCCGCATAGGGGACGGTCCTCTGCTGGAGAGACTGCTGTGGGCTTCTACCACATCGACAGAATTGAGACAAGATGACGCCCTCGCCTTAAGGCTCGTCAGGGTCTGGCGTGGCTGCCGGCGGCTCGATGATTTCGACCAGTACCGACTTGACACTCCTATCATCGGCCTCATTAACTTTAAGGCGAGCCCCTCGAACCTCCACGGCTTGGCCCGGACGAGGGATGGTCTCCAGGTGGGTGAGAAGGAAGCCGCCCAAGGTCTCATAGTCACCGAGGGGCAGCGCCAGGCCAAGCTCCTCCTCAAGGTGGTCTAGCTCCATTCGGGCATCCACCATGTAGGACCCATCCGGCAACTCTTTATACCATGCCTGCGAGGCGTCGTACTCATCATGAATCTCCCCTACAATCTCCTCGAAGAGGTCCTCGATGGTCGCGATCCCGACGGCCCCACCGTACTCGTCCACGACGACGGCCACATGCATTTTCTCTTGCTGAAGCTCGCGCAGGAGGTCGTCCTTGCGCTTTGCCTCGGGCACGTAGTGGACGGGCCTTATGATGTCCTCGATTGTGCTCACATTCTCGGGCAAGATAAGGAGGTCGAAGGCGTTGACGAGCCCGATTATGTCATAAATCTCGTCCCGGTATACCGGGATGCGGGAAAACCCGCTTGTAACGACCTTGTCAATGACCCTCTCCGGGGTTGCGTCTGCGGGCACGGCGACGAGATTCACCAGTGGGACCATCACCTCCTTGACGGGCGTGTCCCCGAACTCGAAGATGCGCCGGATCATCAGCCGCTCCCCAACCTCCAAGTCCACTCCCCTCTCGGAGCTATGGACCAAGCTCTCGATTTCTTCCTTCGTAACGAAGGGGCTGCGGGCGGGCGCCTTACGGGCCACGAGGAGCCGAGCGACCCCTCCGACAACAATGCTGATGGGTCGAAAGGCTACCATCGCCCACCGAAGCGGGCGGATGACGCGAAGAGCCAGGCGATCAGCGTTCTCCTGAAAGATCGTCTTCGGCAAAATCTCGCCGAAGACCAAGGCAAGCGGCCACATGAGGAGGAGCGCGTATAGCTCCCCGGCCCCCCCAAAGAGGCGGATAAGTGCGACCGTAGCCAAGGTCGTCGCCACCACGACGGAGATATTCGTTCCCACCAAGGTTGTCGCTAGCAGCTGGTCAGGGACCTCGAGCAAATCAAGGAGACTTTGGGCTCGCCTGTCGCCATGGTCTGCCCGGTGACGCAACCGGATTCGGTTGGCCGAGATGACGGCTATCTCCGAGCCTGAGAAAAACCCCTCTAGGCCGACGAAGACCGCGACTAGCAGGAGGTCTATCCAGAACCAAGCGTCGATCATGGCGTCCTCTTGACCTGAACTTCCAGGATACGTAGCCCGGCGGTCTTCTCGACGGTGAATGTCAGGTTTTCATAGGAGATCGTCTCGCTAGGCTTAGGCGGGCGCCCGAAGAGATGGAACACGAACCCGCCCACGGTGTCAAATTCATCCTCGGGCAGGCTAACCTCGGTCACGGCACTCAACTCGTCTAAGGGCGCCTTGCCCGCCACCCGCCACTGCTCCCTTCCCACAAGACTGATGAGCTTGACGGCGGTGTCGAATTCGTCGGCGATCTCGCCGAAGAGCTCCTCCAGGATGTCCTCCATCGTGACGAGACCCGCCACCCCGCCGTGCTCATCGGCGACGATGGCCATATGGACCTTCTCGGCCTGGAACTCCTGGAGCACCTCGCTGACGAGCTTCGTTTGGGGGACGAAGTAGACGGGGCTTAGGGCGTCTCGAAGGCGCCAGCTATCGCGGTCGCCCCGGCGGGTGACCTTGAGGAGGTCTTTGACGTAGAGAATCCCCACGATGTTATCCAAACGCCCTAGGTATACCGGCAATCGGGAGAAGATGGAGCGACGGACCAGGGCGAGCACGTCCTCAAAGGTCGCCTCCTCGGCGAGACAGGTCATGTCACCCCGGGGGGTCATGACTTCGCTGACTCGCGTATCGCCGAATTCGACCACCGAATGAATGAGCTCCTTTTCCTCGGCATCCAACACGCCCTCGGCATGTCCCACCTCCACGAGGGTCTTGAACTCCTCTTCGGTCAGGCGGGCCTCGCGGGCCTTTGCCTTGCTCCCCGCGAGAGGGGCAATGAGGTTGACCAGTCCGACAAAGACGACCCTCACCGGGGTGATGAGCCACCGAAAGGCCATCAATGGCCTGGCCACGAGCCTGGCGTGGGACTCTGGCCGGTGGACGGCATACGTCTTCGGGACGACCTCGCCAAACAAGAGCAGCAGGAGGATCGAAACGGCCATCGCGTAGAACTTTCCGGCAGGCCCAAAGATACTCAACGCCACGGCGGCAACTAGGATGGAGACCGAGACGTTGACGAGTTCGTTTCCGATTAGGAGGGTCACGATGAGCTGGCGTGGCGCCTCCAGGAGCCGGGCGATTGCTCGAAGGCTTTTCACCGGCGCACTCTTATACTTTCGGACCCGAAAGGGGCTGAGGCTGAAGAGAGCAGTTTCCGATGAGGCGAAGAAGGCCGAAAGGACAAGGCAAAGGCCTATGAGCCCAAAACGCAGGAGATTTTCAGGGGCCATCACGTGACCGAAGACCCCCTCTGAGCACGCCTCGTCTGGTAGGCCTGGATTATTGGGCGGGCGATGAA is a window from the Nitrospinota bacterium genome containing:
- a CDS encoding AIR synthase family protein gives rise to the protein MEPLAEGKLTLDQLARLLERLPTADERLVVGPAPGEDAAVLDLGESYLVVASDPITFATKEPGAYVVAVNANDVAVYGARPRWFLWTCCMPEGSADWSMASALADQVGRACRALGVAVIGGHTEVSRGLERPILSGTMLGETDGRRLITTSGAEAGDVLLLTKAVPLEGTAILATDCAASLRAKGVAEEVIARAASLLVEPGINVVDEALAAAAVEGVSAMHDPTEGGLAQACHELARAAGVGVRLEEAAIPIVSEGRAICDAFGIDPLGTIASGALLIACRPEAAEAARRAVARAGVEVATIGRTTEEADGCLLVGADGAERPLPRYERDEILKALSDGP
- a CDS encoding tyrosine--tRNA ligase, which produces MRPVDEQLELIRQGVEEILTEVELADRLKEAVESGRPLRVKAGFDPTAPDLHIGHTVLIQKLRHFQILGHEVIFLIGDFTGMIGDPSGSSETRSSLSREEVEANAETYRKQMFKILDPELTVVDFNSRWMRAMDAEGLIQLAMRYTVHRMIERDDFSRRFTDHRPIAIHEFLYPLIQGYDSVALQADVELGGTDQKFNLLVGRDLQRSYGQPPQIVITMPLLEGTDGVQKMSKSLGNYIGIDEPPREIFGKLMSVSDDLMWRYFELLSDRSRSEVLSWKEQCQAGQMNPRDAKVALAEEIVARFHSEQAARRAAEEFDLVFREGGLPDEIPAVEVPWEDDLMWLPKLLVAVGAAASSSEARRLIDQGAVSIDGERITDSELELPPPPSASYLIKVGKKRIFQVAASN
- a CDS encoding HlyC/CorC family transporter; protein product: MIDAWFWIDLLLVAVFVGLEGFFSGSEIAVISANRIRLRHRADHGDRRAQSLLDLLEVPDQLLATTLVGTNISVVVATTLATVALIRLFGGAGELYALLLMWPLALVFGEILPKTIFQENADRLALRVIRPLRWAMVAFRPISIVVGGVARLLVARKAPARSPFVTKEEIESLVHSSERGVDLEVGERLMIRRIFEFGDTPVKEVMVPLVNLVAVPADATPERVIDKVVTSGFSRIPVYRDEIYDIIGLVNAFDLLILPENVSTIEDIIRPVHYVPEAKRKDDLLRELQQEKMHVAVVVDEYGGAVGIATIEDLFEEIVGEIHDEYDASQAWYKELPDGSYMVDARMELDHLEEELGLALPLGDYETLGGFLLTHLETIPRPGQAVEVRGARLKVNEADDRSVKSVLVEIIEPPAATPDPDEP
- a CDS encoding HlyC/CorC family transporter; the encoded protein is MMAPENLLRFGLIGLCLVLSAFFASSETALFSLSPFRVRKYKSAPVKSLRAIARLLEAPRQLIVTLLIGNELVNVSVSILVAAVALSIFGPAGKFYAMAVSILLLLLFGEVVPKTYAVHRPESHARLVARPLMAFRWLITPVRVVFVGLVNLIAPLAGSKAKAREARLTEEEFKTLVEVGHAEGVLDAEEKELIHSVVEFGDTRVSEVMTPRGDMTCLAEEATFEDVLALVRRSIFSRLPVYLGRLDNIVGILYVKDLLKVTRRGDRDSWRLRDALSPVYFVPQTKLVSEVLQEFQAEKVHMAIVADEHGGVAGLVTMEDILEELFGEIADEFDTAVKLISLVGREQWRVAGKAPLDELSAVTEVSLPEDEFDTVGGFVFHLFGRPPKPSETISYENLTFTVEKTAGLRILEVQVKRTP